A genomic segment from Marinitoga sp. 1197 encodes:
- a CDS encoding ABC transporter ATP-binding protein, producing the protein MLILQIKDLNINYEVKRGYVSAVQNVNITLSENETLGLVGESGCGKSTLGKSLLKILPKNAKILGEILFKNKNIATFNEKEMRKIRGKHISMIFQDPMTSLNPIMKVKDLFLETIKAHYSEIPEKEALNMSAKILSDVGIDPIRMNEYSFQFSGGMRQRVMIALSLVLKPEIVVADEPTTSLDVIVQAQIMEVLKKLKDEHKMSMILITHDLGVVAELADRIGVMYAGHLVELATAEKIYYEPKHPYTQALLKSIPNTNIDDRELKYIPGDLPNLVKPPKGCRFASRCPYAKNICHEQVPPDFIVDETRVKCWLYEKVKI; encoded by the coding sequence TTGTTGATATTGCAAATAAAAGACTTAAATATAAATTATGAAGTTAAACGAGGATATGTTAGTGCAGTTCAAAATGTGAATATTACGTTGTCTGAAAATGAAACATTAGGGTTAGTTGGTGAATCAGGATGTGGAAAATCCACACTGGGAAAATCATTGTTAAAAATACTACCTAAAAATGCAAAGATTTTAGGAGAAATATTATTTAAAAATAAAAATATAGCAACTTTCAATGAAAAAGAAATGAGAAAAATAAGAGGCAAGCATATTTCGATGATTTTTCAAGATCCTATGACTTCGCTAAATCCGATTATGAAGGTAAAAGATTTATTTCTGGAAACAATAAAAGCTCATTATTCTGAAATTCCCGAAAAAGAAGCTTTAAATATGTCTGCAAAAATTCTATCAGATGTCGGAATAGATCCTATAAGGATGAATGAATATTCCTTTCAATTTTCTGGTGGTATGAGACAAAGAGTTATGATTGCACTTTCTTTGGTTTTAAAACCTGAAATAGTTGTTGCAGATGAACCAACTACTTCTTTAGATGTTATTGTTCAGGCACAAATAATGGAAGTATTAAAAAAACTCAAAGATGAGCATAAAATGTCAATGATTTTAATAACACATGATCTTGGGGTTGTTGCAGAATTGGCTGATAGAATAGGTGTTATGTATGCCGGTCATCTTGTTGAATTAGCAACTGCTGAAAAAATATACTATGAGCCAAAACATCCATATACTCAAGCTTTATTAAAATCAATACCAAATACAAATATAGATGATAGAGAGTTAAAATATATACCTGGGGATCTTCCGAATCTTGTTAAACCACCCAAAGGATGTAGATTTGCATCACGTTGTCCATATGCAAAAAATATATGTCATGAACAGGTGCCTCCAGATTTTATTGTAGATGAAACAAGAGTTAAATGTTGGTTATATGAGAAGGTGAAAATATGA
- a CDS encoding ABC transporter ATP-binding protein has protein sequence MNEVLIEVKNLKKYFPLKRSISEFLTGKEQKFVKAVDDISFIIKKGETLGLVGESGSGKTTTGRMVLRLLEPTSGTIKIDDIDITSLTNEELRKFRRKIQIIFQDPMAALNPYMKIGEAIRHALQIHKVGKNYSEQKKIVYEIMERVNLKPAEEYYNRYPRDLSGGQRQRVVIARALVLKPEFVVADEAIAMLDVSVRSQLLKLMIDLKEEFNLTYLFITHDLATTKYICDRIAVMYLGKIVEIGTFEDIYRNPAHPYTKALISAVPEPDPKLKKKKIIPKGEVPNAVNPPKGCRFHPRCPYAMDICKVEEPKTIKLDNQHEVNCHLFNK, from the coding sequence ATGAATGAAGTTTTAATTGAAGTAAAGAATTTAAAAAAGTATTTTCCTTTGAAAAGAAGTATTTCAGAATTTTTAACAGGAAAAGAGCAAAAATTCGTAAAAGCTGTTGATGATATTTCTTTCATAATAAAGAAAGGCGAAACACTTGGATTGGTTGGAGAATCTGGTTCTGGAAAAACTACTACTGGAAGAATGGTTTTAAGATTATTGGAACCAACATCTGGAACAATAAAAATAGATGATATTGATATTACTTCACTAACTAATGAAGAATTAAGAAAATTCAGAAGAAAAATTCAGATAATCTTTCAGGACCCTATGGCGGCTTTAAACCCTTATATGAAAATAGGAGAAGCTATACGACATGCTCTTCAAATACACAAAGTAGGAAAAAATTATTCAGAACAGAAAAAAATTGTTTATGAAATTATGGAACGCGTGAATTTAAAACCCGCTGAAGAGTATTATAATAGATATCCGAGAGATTTATCCGGCGGGCAAAGGCAAAGAGTTGTCATAGCAAGAGCTCTTGTTTTAAAACCGGAATTTGTTGTAGCAGATGAAGCAATTGCTATGCTTGATGTATCAGTTCGTTCTCAGTTATTGAAATTAATGATAGATTTAAAGGAAGAATTTAATTTAACTTATTTATTTATTACTCATGATTTGGCTACAACAAAATATATATGTGATAGAATTGCCGTAATGTATCTTGGGAAAATTGTTGAAATTGGAACTTTTGAGGATATATATAGAAATCCCGCGCATCCTTATACCAAAGCCTTAATTTCAGCAGTTCCAGAACCTGATCCTAAATTAAAAAAGAAGAAGATAATTCCTAAAGGTGAGGTGCCAAATGCAGTAAATCCACCTAAGGGGTGTAGATTTCATCCGAGATGTCCTTATGCTATGGATATTTGTAAAGTTGAAGAACCGAAAACAATAAAACTTGATAATCAACATGAAGTGAACTGTCATTTATTTAATAAATAA
- a CDS encoding peptidase U32 family protein — translation MKKVELLSPAGNMEKLKMVFRYGADAAYLGGKFFNLRALAGNFSNDEIIEAVNYAHSLGKKIYVTLNIIAHNNEIEKVADYAKFLESAGVDAVIVADLGVFKIVRDNTNLEINVSTQASNTNWMSVKVWKEMGAKRIILARELSLKEIREIRDKVPDVELEVFIHGAMCMSISGRCLLSNYLTGRDANRGACAQPCRWKYNLVEETRPGEYYPIFEDERGTFIMNSRDLCTIEFIDQILDTGIDSLKIEGRMKGIYYGAIVTKVYREAIDLYYSGNYKYKPEWMEYLNSVSNRKYTKGFYFGNPGVDGQNYDSSSYNKTHEIVAKSIGKSRDGKSILEIRSKISTGEEVEIIKPTGNPIKIIMPEMIKMRKGQEEKIIETANPNIIVKVDLDLEEMDILRKKI, via the coding sequence ATGAAAAAGGTTGAATTACTTTCCCCTGCTGGTAATATGGAAAAATTAAAAATGGTTTTCCGCTACGGTGCAGATGCTGCATACCTTGGCGGAAAATTTTTCAATTTAAGAGCATTGGCAGGGAATTTTTCAAATGATGAAATTATTGAAGCTGTAAATTATGCACATTCACTTGGAAAAAAAATATATGTTACTCTAAATATAATCGCTCATAACAATGAAATAGAAAAAGTTGCTGATTATGCAAAATTTCTTGAGTCAGCTGGAGTTGATGCTGTTATTGTTGCTGATTTAGGCGTTTTTAAAATTGTAAGAGATAATACAAATTTAGAAATCAACGTAAGTACTCAAGCAAGCAATACAAATTGGATGAGTGTAAAAGTCTGGAAAGAAATGGGAGCAAAAAGAATTATTTTAGCAAGAGAATTATCATTAAAAGAAATTAGAGAAATTAGAGATAAAGTTCCCGATGTGGAATTAGAAGTATTTATCCACGGCGCTATGTGTATGTCTATTTCCGGAAGATGTTTGTTGAGTAACTATTTAACGGGAAGAGATGCGAATCGTGGTGCATGCGCTCAACCATGTAGATGGAAGTATAATTTAGTTGAAGAAACACGTCCAGGTGAATATTATCCAATTTTTGAAGATGAAAGAGGAACCTTTATAATGAATTCCAGAGATCTTTGTACTATAGAATTTATAGACCAGATTTTAGACACAGGTATTGATAGTTTAAAGATTGAAGGTAGAATGAAAGGCATATATTATGGCGCCATAGTAACAAAGGTTTATAGAGAAGCAATTGATTTATACTATTCTGGAAATTATAAATATAAACCAGAATGGATGGAATATCTCAATTCTGTAAGTAATAGAAAATATACAAAAGGATTTTACTTTGGAAATCCAGGTGTAGATGGACAGAATTATGATTCATCATCATACAATAAAACTCATGAAATTGTTGCAAAATCAATTGGAAAAAGTCGCGATGGAAAAAGCATTCTGGAAATAAGAAGTAAAATTTCCACAGGCGAAGAAGTTGAAATTATAAAGCCTACAGGTAATCCTATAAAAATTATAATGCCAGAAATGATAAAAATGAGAAAAGGTCAGGAAGAAAAGATAATAGAAACGGCAAATCCAAATATAATTGTGAAGGTTGACCTTGATTTAGAAGAGATGGATATATTAAGGAAGAAAATATAA
- a CDS encoding FKBP-type peptidyl-prolyl cis-trans isomerase has translation MKAEKGNTVKVHYTGTLNDGSVFDTSNGREPLEFTLGTGQVIPGFEEAIIGMEIGEKKTITIPSKEAYGEYSEEKVFELPKQNFPSNIDEALGQTVQLGDSTGNVFLAKILEVTDEIVKMDTNHPLAGKDLTFEIELIEIN, from the coding sequence ATGAAAGCGGAAAAAGGTAATACTGTAAAAGTACATTATACAGGAACATTAAATGACGGAAGTGTTTTTGATACATCAAATGGAAGAGAACCTTTAGAATTCACACTGGGAACAGGACAGGTAATACCTGGTTTTGAAGAAGCAATCATAGGTATGGAAATCGGTGAAAAAAAGACTATAACTATCCCATCGAAAGAAGCATATGGTGAATATTCTGAGGAAAAAGTATTTGAATTACCAAAACAGAACTTCCCATCAAATATTGATGAAGCATTGGGACAAACTGTACAATTAGGTGATTCTACAGGAAATGTATTTTTAGCAAAAATCCTTGAAGTTACTGATGAAATAGTAAAAATGGATACAAACCATCCACTTGCTGGAAAAGATTTAACATTTGAAATTGAATTAATTGAAATTAATTAA
- a CDS encoding DEAD/DEAH box helicase, with product MVKLEKFRELGLSEGTLKALKKKGFEEPTPIQEKVIPLLLKQDVDIIGQAQTGTGKTAAFGLPLIEKLKPSKKVKAIILTPTRELAVQVAEEINSLKGNNKLTVFPIYGGQSIENQINRLRKGIDIVVGTPGRVLDHIKRKTLDLSYVKYFILDEADEMLDMGFIDDVEEILSKAPENRQILLFSATMPSRIISLAKRHMKNYKIISVKPEQLTTELTEQIYFEVSEQDKFEALCRIIDIEPNFYGLVFCRTKVDVDTVSNRLIDRGYNAEALHGDLSQYQRERILKKFKSKRANILVATDVAARGIDINDLTHVINYSLPQNPESYVHRIGRTGRAGKEGTAITFVTPEEYRKLLFIKRISKSNIKKKPIPKIKDVIETKKLRIKSEINSILEHNAYNNYLSLSREMLENNNPEEVLAAVLKYAFQDELDERNYREIKEVSSIDKKGKTRLFVALGREDDLTIEKLKNMIREYTNIQNIYLKDVKILDKFSFMTVPFEEAEIILQAFKKKKRGRKPIISKAKEKKRKAE from the coding sequence ATGGTAAAATTAGAAAAGTTTAGAGAATTAGGATTATCTGAAGGAACATTAAAAGCGTTAAAAAAGAAAGGTTTTGAAGAACCTACTCCTATTCAGGAAAAAGTAATACCATTATTATTAAAACAGGATGTGGATATTATTGGCCAAGCACAAACTGGAACTGGAAAAACCGCTGCATTTGGACTGCCTTTAATAGAAAAATTAAAACCTTCTAAAAAAGTAAAAGCTATAATATTAACCCCAACAAGGGAATTAGCGGTTCAAGTCGCTGAAGAAATTAATTCATTAAAAGGAAATAATAAACTAACTGTATTTCCTATTTATGGTGGGCAATCTATAGAAAATCAAATTAATAGGTTGAGAAAAGGCATCGATATTGTAGTTGGAACTCCAGGAAGGGTTTTGGATCATATTAAAAGAAAAACTTTGGATTTAAGCTATGTGAAATATTTTATTCTTGATGAAGCTGATGAAATGTTAGATATGGGATTCATAGATGATGTTGAAGAAATTTTATCAAAAGCTCCTGAAAATAGACAAATATTACTTTTCTCTGCTACAATGCCGTCAAGAATTATCTCATTAGCTAAAAGACATATGAAAAATTATAAAATAATATCTGTAAAACCTGAGCAATTAACTACTGAATTAACCGAACAGATATACTTTGAAGTTTCTGAACAGGATAAATTTGAAGCATTATGCAGAATAATTGATATTGAACCAAATTTTTACGGACTAGTGTTTTGTAGAACAAAGGTAGATGTAGATACAGTATCAAATAGACTTATCGACAGAGGATATAATGCCGAAGCATTACACGGTGATCTCTCTCAATATCAAAGAGAACGTATATTAAAAAAATTCAAATCTAAAAGAGCAAATATATTGGTTGCAACGGATGTTGCCGCAAGAGGTATAGATATAAATGATTTAACTCATGTTATAAACTACTCATTGCCTCAAAATCCAGAATCATATGTTCACAGAATAGGAAGAACTGGAAGAGCTGGAAAAGAGGGAACAGCTATTACGTTTGTAACTCCAGAAGAATACAGAAAATTATTATTTATTAAACGTATTTCAAAAAGCAACATTAAAAAGAAACCAATACCAAAAATAAAAGATGTAATTGAAACAAAAAAACTTAGAATTAAAAGTGAAATAAACAGTATCTTAGAGCATAATGCATATAATAATTACCTTTCTTTATCCAGAGAAATGCTTGAAAATAATAACCCTGAAGAAGTTTTAGCTGCAGTATTAAAATATGCATTTCAGGATGAATTAGATGAAAGAAATTATAGAGAAATAAAAGAAGTATCATCTATTGATAAAAAAGGAAAAACACGATTATTTGTAGCTCTTGGAAGAGAAGATGATTTAACTATAGAAAAACTAAAAAATATGATAAGAGAATATACAAATATACAAAACATATATTTAAAAGATGTAAAAATACTTGACAAATTTTCATTTATGACTGTACCTTTTGAAGAAGCAGAAATCATATTACAAGCATTTAAAAAGAAAAAGAGAGGTAGAAAACCTATTATTTCAAAAGCAAAAGAAAAAAAGAGAAAGGCGGAATAA
- the aroQ gene encoding type II 3-dehydroquinate dehydratase produces the protein MILIVNGPNLNMLGKRPNNIYGRFTYEDLIDKINLWSKKNGINIEIFQSNVEGDIINRLQKEDFKGLIINAGAYTHYSYAIRDALEILNIPKIELHISNIYKREEFRKYSVIAPVCDGQIAGLGLDGYILALEYLKNLLWKEVENGKIRKV, from the coding sequence ATGATATTAATAGTTAATGGTCCTAACCTTAATATGTTAGGGAAACGCCCGAACAATATATATGGTAGATTCACTTATGAAGATTTAATTGATAAAATAAATCTCTGGTCAAAAAAAAATGGGATAAATATCGAAATTTTCCAATCAAATGTTGAAGGAGATATAATCAACCGTCTTCAAAAAGAGGATTTCAAAGGGTTAATTATCAACGCAGGAGCTTATACACATTATAGTTATGCAATTAGAGATGCTCTGGAAATTTTAAACATACCAAAAATTGAATTGCATATTTCTAATATATATAAAAGAGAGGAATTTAGAAAATACAGTGTAATAGCCCCTGTATGTGATGGACAAATAGCAGGGTTAGGACTCGATGGGTATATCCTTGCATTGGAATACCTGAAAAATTTATTGTGGAAAGAGGTAGAAAATGGTAAAATTAGAAAAGTTTAG
- a CDS encoding shikimate kinase — protein MPIYLIGMMGTGKTTLGKILSNILDKKFIDIDTEIEKLERKKIQHIFLQKGEEYFRDVETKILKKTENEDAIISTGGGIILKKENREILKKHKTLFLYVPIEILLKRIDTENRPLLKNGKYKLYDIWNKRKELYENFKKIDLKDFDIYESTAKILYEICEKKSSEIVNDFQEIIFKVKGIEDLKDKKNIFTSEIVNKIYGNNFINPYILENGEKIKNIENVKKIYMYLIKNNINKKDAIYGVGGGTVTDLIGFIGSTFKRGIKTIFYPTTLLSQVDAALGGKNAINFEDIKNIIGTFKVPDKVIIDPLTVISQKNENYYEGIIEAFKLAIIDGNISLFLDNIKKIKKRDLNIIMDIIKFSVKTKLSIVSKDPFDDNIRKILNLGHTFGHAFESITGISHGLAVGWGIKKEIELFGPNIKDKKLILDFLEEIIPENIYNMNININKLKKFILHDKKIISKNQITIPIINTVGNVELKKIDILNYL, from the coding sequence ATGCCAATTTATTTAATTGGAATGATGGGAACTGGAAAAACGACCCTTGGTAAGATTTTAAGCAATATTTTAGATAAAAAGTTTATAGATATAGATACAGAAATAGAAAAACTTGAAAGAAAAAAAATCCAGCATATATTTCTTCAAAAAGGTGAAGAATATTTCAGAGATGTGGAAACTAAAATATTGAAAAAAACTGAAAATGAAGATGCCATTATTTCTACAGGTGGCGGCATAATCTTAAAAAAAGAAAACAGAGAAATATTGAAAAAACATAAAACTCTTTTTTTGTATGTGCCAATTGAAATATTATTAAAAAGAATAGATACAGAAAATAGACCATTATTAAAAAATGGAAAATATAAATTATATGATATATGGAATAAAAGAAAAGAATTATATGAAAATTTTAAAAAAATTGATTTAAAAGATTTCGATATTTATGAATCTACAGCAAAAATATTGTATGAAATCTGCGAAAAAAAATCTTCAGAAATAGTTAATGATTTTCAAGAAATAATTTTTAAAGTTAAGGGAATTGAAGATTTAAAAGATAAAAAAAACATTTTTACAAGTGAAATTGTGAATAAAATATATGGAAATAATTTTATTAATCCGTATATTTTGGAAAATGGCGAAAAAATCAAGAACATTGAAAATGTAAAAAAAATATACATGTATTTAATTAAAAATAATATAAACAAAAAAGATGCTATATACGGAGTTGGCGGAGGAACAGTTACAGATTTAATAGGATTTATAGGCAGTACATTCAAAAGAGGAATAAAAACAATATTTTATCCAACAACGCTTTTATCCCAAGTAGATGCTGCTCTTGGTGGAAAAAATGCTATAAATTTTGAAGATATAAAAAATATTATAGGTACATTTAAAGTCCCCGATAAAGTAATTATAGATCCACTAACTGTTATATCTCAAAAAAACGAAAATTATTATGAAGGAATAATTGAAGCATTCAAATTAGCGATTATAGATGGAAATATATCTTTATTTTTAGATAATATAAAAAAAATAAAAAAAAGAGACTTAAATATAATCATGGATATTATAAAATTTTCTGTAAAAACAAAATTGTCAATTGTATCAAAAGATCCTTTCGATGATAATATAAGAAAAATTTTGAATTTAGGACATACATTTGGTCATGCGTTTGAAAGTATTACAGGTATATCACATGGTTTGGCTGTAGGATGGGGAATAAAGAAAGAAATTGAATTATTTGGACCTAATATAAAGGATAAAAAACTAATCCTGGATTTTCTTGAAGAAATTATCCCGGAAAATATTTATAATATGAATATTAATATAAATAAATTAAAAAAATTTATTTTACATGATAAAAAAATAATATCCAAAAATCAAATTACAATTCCAATAATTAATACTGTGGGAAATGTTGAATTAAAAAAAATAGATATTTTAAATTATTTGTAG
- a CDS encoding chorismate synthase — protein MNFIISGDSHGEFMIGTLIGIPAGLKIDMDKINTDLKKRQNGYGRGERMKIERDEVNIISGIWKGYTTGAPLTILIKNKGKNTEKNIRKVPRPGHGDYSAYMKYKLPDLNIYTERNSARWTVVLTAIGNIARQFLDNLNIKISAYIEKIGELKTEDGKISNNIKKYIDKMKKSGNTLGGSIKVIAKNVKPGIGGYSSIFERLDSKIGKLFMAIPSVKGVIIGNTDFSLSGKEYHDEFYIENNKIRRKSNNAGGIEAGFTNGENIEITVFLKPIPTLREPLNSIDLEYIQETKAPYIRSDVTVVPASIVIFENALSLILMESILDRFGNDNVNDIIRRYNNANLFNWNDGNWKNDPW, from the coding sequence TTGAATTTTATAATTTCTGGAGATTCCCACGGAGAATTTATGATAGGAACTCTTATTGGAATACCAGCAGGATTAAAAATAGATATGGATAAGATAAATACTGATTTAAAAAAACGTCAAAATGGATATGGACGTGGAGAAAGAATGAAAATTGAAAGGGATGAAGTTAATATAATATCAGGGATATGGAAAGGATATACAACTGGCGCTCCATTAACAATATTAATAAAAAATAAAGGAAAAAATACTGAAAAAAATATTCGAAAAGTACCAAGACCAGGACATGGTGATTATAGTGCATATATGAAATATAAACTTCCGGATTTAAATATATATACTGAAAGAAACAGTGCAAGATGGACAGTAGTTTTAACTGCAATAGGTAATATTGCCAGACAATTTCTGGATAATTTGAATATAAAAATTTCAGCTTATATAGAAAAAATAGGGGAATTAAAAACAGAAGATGGAAAAATTTCCAATAATATAAAAAAATACATAGACAAAATGAAAAAATCTGGTAATACTCTTGGCGGTTCGATAAAAGTGATTGCTAAAAATGTCAAACCTGGAATTGGAGGATATTCATCAATATTTGAAAGGTTGGATTCAAAAATTGGAAAACTGTTTATGGCTATTCCTTCAGTGAAAGGAGTAATTATAGGAAATACGGATTTCTCTCTATCTGGAAAAGAATATCACGATGAGTTCTATATTGAAAACAACAAAATAAGAAGAAAAAGCAATAACGCCGGTGGAATAGAGGCTGGCTTTACCAATGGTGAAAACATTGAAATAACAGTATTTTTAAAACCAATACCCACACTCAGAGAACCATTAAATTCCATAGATCTGGAATATATACAGGAGACAAAGGCTCCTTATATTAGATCTGATGTTACTGTTGTCCCAGCAAGTATTGTAATATTCGAGAATGCTTTATCTCTAATATTAATGGAAAGTATTTTAGATAGATTCGGCAATGATAATGTAAATGATATAATCAGGAGGTATAATAATGCCAATTTATTTAATTGGAATGATGGGAACTGGAAAAACGACCCTTGGTAA
- a CDS encoding glutamine synthetase beta-grasp domain-containing protein — MEFFKIDKIPEDYDFLDIMVIDIYGKMKHVTLPKSYVSEKIFKEGIGFDASNFGFAKVTDSDMVAIPDKTNMYLEINNNMKIVHVLSDVISPSTGEYFDQYPRSIAKETLKYLKDSRIADDAKMLVELEFHIFDGVEYNTSSTKSYYSVESSEGLGNSQYYPRANGSSYHLNEPYDIHFQLRNEIVKTLENAGIPVKYHHHEVGMSQHEIELNFMSLVDAADSVTLTKYLIRRIANEYGLFVTFMPKPLYNMPGNGMHVHQFLEKEGKSLFVGDELYNLSDLALKYTAGVLKHSLTGSLLSWSNPSTNSYKRLVPGFEAPISASFSKGSRSAAIRIPGYLSKADTRIEFRTGDATANIYFFLSAMVLAGVNGIENNLDPVDLGFHSKGENDKEFPLNLKDVVKGLEKDKEYLKTFPNSLINKWIETKIKEANMIYSIPVPKEFELYFEL; from the coding sequence GTGGAATTTTTTAAAATAGACAAAATTCCTGAGGATTATGATTTTTTAGACATTATGGTAATCGATATATATGGAAAAATGAAACATGTAACTTTACCTAAAAGTTATGTAAGTGAAAAAATTTTCAAAGAAGGTATAGGGTTTGATGCTTCAAATTTTGGTTTCGCAAAGGTTACTGATTCTGATATGGTTGCTATTCCAGATAAGACAAATATGTATTTAGAAATAAATAATAATATGAAAATTGTTCATGTTTTATCGGATGTAATAAGTCCTTCTACTGGAGAGTATTTTGATCAATATCCTAGGAGTATAGCAAAAGAAACTTTAAAATATCTTAAAGATTCAAGAATAGCTGATGATGCAAAAATGCTTGTTGAACTTGAATTTCATATATTTGATGGTGTTGAGTATAATACTTCATCAACAAAATCATATTATAGTGTTGAAAGTTCTGAAGGATTAGGAAATAGCCAATATTATCCAAGAGCAAATGGTTCATCATATCATTTAAATGAGCCATATGATATACATTTTCAATTAAGAAACGAAATTGTTAAAACTTTAGAAAATGCAGGTATTCCTGTGAAATATCATCATCATGAAGTTGGAATGTCACAACACGAAATAGAATTGAATTTTATGAGTTTAGTTGATGCAGCTGATAGTGTAACACTTACAAAATATTTAATAAGACGAATTGCAAATGAGTATGGACTTTTTGTAACATTTATGCCTAAACCATTATATAATATGCCTGGAAATGGTATGCATGTGCATCAATTTTTAGAAAAAGAGGGAAAAAGTTTATTTGTAGGAGATGAATTATATAATTTAAGTGATTTAGCTTTGAAATATACAGCAGGTGTTTTAAAACATAGTTTAACTGGGTCGTTGTTATCCTGGTCTAATCCAAGTACAAATTCATATAAAAGGCTTGTTCCGGGATTTGAAGCACCTATTTCTGCATCGTTCTCAAAAGGAAGTAGAAGTGCAGCTATTAGAATTCCGGGATATTTAAGCAAAGCAGATACGAGAATTGAATTCAGAACAGGTGATGCTACAGCAAATATATATTTTTTCCTCTCTGCAATGGTTTTAGCCGGAGTGAATGGAATTGAAAATAATCTTGATCCGGTAGATTTGGGATTTCATTCTAAAGGTGAAAACGATAAAGAATTTCCATTAAATTTAAAGGATGTTGTAAAAGGCCTTGAAAAAGATAAAGAATATTTAAAAACATTTCCAAATTCATTGATAAACAAATGGATAGAAACAAAAATAAAAGAAGCTAATATGATTTATTCAATACCTGTCCCTAAAGAATTTGAATTATATTTTGAATTATAG